CGTGCCGGTCACGCTCGAAACCTGCCCGCAGTATCTCGCGTTTTCGCGCGAGGACGTGTCGTCGCTCGGCCCCTTCCTGAAGGTCAACCCGAGCCTGAAGTCCCCGACGGAGGTCGATCGGCTCTGGCAGGCGGTACGCGACGGGACCATCGATCTCGTGGCGACGGACCACTTCCCGACCCACCGAGCCGACCGCGAGCGAGGATGGGACGACATCTGGGAGCCGTACGCCGGGTTGCCCGGCGTCGAGACGATGCTCGAATTCCTCGTCAGCGAGGGCATTCACGAGGGGCGAATCTCGTGGCCGCGGTTGCTCGAACTCGTCTGCGCGCGACCGGCTCGGGAGGCCGGACTCTATCCCCGAAAGGGTTCGCTCGCGGTGGGGACGGACGCCGATATCGTCCTCGTTCGGGACCGAACGTACGAGGTTTCGGCGGACGAGCTCGCGTACAACGGCGACTGGACGCCGTACGAGGGCCGGACCTGGAGCGCGCGCGTCGACACCGTCATCGCCGGCGGTGAGCTCGTCGCGCGCGATCACGACGTCGTGGCAGAATCAGGCGACGGGTCGTTCCTCCCGCGAGGGCCAGGCGCGGCGGCCGAGTGAGGGGAGGTAAGCGGCGGGCCAGGCGTCCGGTTCGGAACCCGATCAGTCGGTGGCGCCCGTCGTCGCGGTTCGAAGCGCGTCGGCGTCGCTCAGGTGAGAGAGCAGCGTTTCGTGTAGCGGTCCGTTCGATCCGATCAGTTCGTTTCTCGCGTCGAGCTCGGCGGTCGGGTCGTAGGGCTGTCCGTCGGCGTTCGTCACGGTCGCGCCGGCCGCGCGGGCGATGACGAGGCCGCCGGCCACGTCCCAGGGGTACGTGTCGTACTCCCAGACGGCGTCGACCGTTCCGGCCGCCAGGTAACAGAGATTGAGCGCGGCCGAGCCGAGTCGACGGACCCCTCGCGCTTCGTGATAGGTGTGCGAGAGGAACGTGCCGTCGGGATCGTACCCCGAGAGCAGCATGCACTCGTCGAGTGCGGTCCGATCGGTCGTCGAGAGCGGGTTGCCGTTGAGGGTCGCGCCGTCGCCCGCGATCGCGCTGAACAGCTCGTCGGTTTCGGGCGCGTAAACGACGCCCACGACGGGGTCGTCGTTTTCGAGTAACGCGATCGAGATCGAGTAGTTGGGGTTGCCGTGAGCGAAGTTCCCGGTGCCGTCCAGCGGATCGATCAACCAGGTGTGCTCGCACTCGCCGTCACTCGGCCGTTGGACGGACTCTTCGGAGCGGATTCCGTGGTCGGGAAACTCGCTTTCGATGACCGTCGTGATGATGTTCTCGGCTTTGTAGTCGGCTTCGGTAACGATATCGGACTTGTCAGTCTTGTACTCTATCGATTCCGTCTGCCCGTGTAGTTCGCGAAGCGGTTGCCCGGCCGCGCGGGCGGCCTCTTTCGCGACGTGTCGCGCGCTGGAACGCACGTCTTCGTGCGGAGGCTCGCGTGTTTGGGTTCGGGTTCGGACCCGCTTCGAGCCGACGTCCGCGTTGCCGTCGCGAACGCCCCAGCCCAACTTCTCGGAGACGGACGTGAAGAAGTCGTCGTCGTAACTCGTGGTAACGACGAACGCGGGCGTTTCGGCACCTTCGATCGTAACCGTCGCGTCTTCTTCGAGGGTCGCCTGTGCGCGCCCGCCGTCGACGAGCAGGTTCGCCGGTCCCGCGGAAACGACTCTGATCGTCGTTTCGGCGTCGACGACGAGCGGTCGGACGCCGAGCCGGTGCGTGTGCAGCGGTACGATCTGGAGCGATTCGTTGTTCCGCGGGTAGTGGATCGGCCCGCCGGCCGACAGGGAGATGCCGGTCGATCCGGTCGGCGTCGAAACGGCGAGTCCGCTCCCCTCGTATTGGCCGATGAACTCCTCGTCGGCGAACACCTCGAGCCTCGTTATCTTGCGGTCGACCGGGTTTTCCGGCGGGACGTGTTCGATCATCACGTCGTTGATCCCGGTGCAATCGACGTCGGCGGCGTCGACGTGTAACTGCTGTCGCTGATCGATCCGGGCCGTTCCGCGGACTGCCTCCTCGAGCGCATCGGTGAGGTCCCCCGGCGAGACACTCGCGAGAAACGCGAGCGTGCCGGCGTTCACGCCGAGAATGGGGATTTGCTTGGGGCTGAACTGGCGCACTCCTTCGAGGTACGTTCCATCGCCGCCGAGCGTGACGCCGAGGTACTCCGTTCCGGGATCGTAGACCGGATCGATGTCCTCGCCGACGCCGACGGCGTGGACGGGAACGTCGTGCGACCGCCCCCACTGTTCGACAGTTCGCAGTTCCTCGTCGCTGTCCGGACTGACGAGGACGAGTATCTCTTCCGTCGTGGCTAACCGTCTTCCGATCATAGCTGGATCCGATGCTAACCGTTGTTCCGGTCCGCCTGGCTATCGGCGTCGGCGGACGCGCTTGCGTATAGTTAGCACCTGACCAACCCGATGCCGTCTTCTCTTATAAAAATTGGGCGGTGTGGGACTCGTTGCGGCCGATGTGGCGTCTCCCGTGTCGTCTTCCACGAAATGTGCCCCGTTTCCAAACGCGACGACCGTTCGGTAGGACCAGATCCGCGATCGGGCTCGGAGTGCGTCTGCGCGGGAACGGAGCGGTACGCGTCGCTGCGTCCGCGTCCCGGCCGAGAACGATTCGGCAATGCATCGTCCGTTCGATGCACGCAGCGTATACGCGAGCACAAGTCAGGGTGTGAGGGATGTTTTCACGGGGCGAGTATTTATGTGAGATCCCGACTTTGTACGCTCTATGGCGATGGAGCACGTTACCACGCTCGAGTGTACCATTTGCGAGAGAGAGTACGATCCGGACCAAATCATCTACACGTGTCCGGAACACGAGGGGGTCAAAGGGATCCTCGAGGTGACGTACGATTACGACGTCATCCACGACAACTTCGACGCCGACCTCGACGGCCGCATTTCCAGCCAGTGGAAGTACGAAGCGTTCCTCCCGGTCGACGACGACGCCGACGTCGTGACGCTCAACGAGGGCGGGACTGATCTCTTCGACGCGCCGAACCTCAGCGAGGAACTGGGCGTCGAGACGCTCGTCAAAGACGACGGCCGGAATCCGACCGGGTGCTTCAAAGACCGCGCGAGTTCCATCGCGGTAACGAAGGCGAAACACGCCGGACGAGACATCATCACGTGCGCCTCGACCGGAAACGCGGCGGCCTCGTTATCGGGCTACGCCGCCCGAGGCGGCCTCGACTGTCGAATTTTCGTCCCCGGCGACGCCCCCTCGGGAAAGCTCGCACAGCCGTTGGTCTACGGCGCCGACGTGCTCGCCGTCAACGGCTCGTACGACGAAGCGTACGATCTGAGCGTCGAGGTCACCGACGAGTACGGCTGGTACAACCGCAACGCGGCGATCAATCCGTTCCAGGTCGAAGGGAAACGTACAGTCGGCCACGAACTCGCCGAACAGTCGTCGGTTCGCGGGGAGGTCCCCGACTGGGTCGTATTCTCGATGGGGGACGGTTGTACGATCGCCGGCGCCTGGAAAGGATTCCGCGAGTTTTACGACCTGGATTACGTCGAGGACACGCCGAAAATGCTCGGCGTCCAGGCGGAAGGCGCGTCCGCGATCCACGACGCGTTCCATAACCACGACGACGTCGACGAGATCGCCACCACGCTGGCCGACAGTATCGCAGTCGGCCGACCGCGGAACACGATCAAAGCCTGTCGGGCGCTCGAGGAGAGCGGCGGCACGTCGCTGCTCGTCACCGACGAGGAGATTCTCGAGGCCGAGAAACTGTTGGGAAGCACCGAGGGAATTTACACCGAACCGGCCGGCGCAACGCCGCTCGCCGGGGTCAAGCGCGCCCTCGAGGAGGGTGTCATCGACGCCGACGAGACGGTGGTCGTCAACTCGACCGGGTTCGGACTGAAAGACACCGAGAGCGCGAAACGCGCCACCGGTGACGTCGTGCGGATCGATCCCGAGATCGCGGAAGTGGAGCAGCGGTACGACGCGGCGGAGCCCGCTGCGGCCGACGACTGAGCGCCGCGAGGAAAGCGTCAGTGCGCTCCTTCGCCGTTTTCCGGCCGACGGAGTCGTCTCGGCAGCCATTCTTTCCGCGATCAGCGGCCGAATCGCGATTCGACCGCGGGACCGGTTCGAAGCGGAGGCCGAACCGAAAACAAGGAGCGAGTACCCGAACTGCGCGTCAGGCAGCGCTCAGCGGTATCCGTCGGCAAACTCGTCGATCATGAGCTTCGGATCGTCACCGAGCGGATACAGGATCGGACAGAGACAGCCGTTCTCGGCGTACTCTCGGACTTTCTCGCGACACTGCTCCGGTCGGCCGCTCGCGGTCAGTTTGTGGACGACTTCGTCCGGGATTAGCTCCATTCCCTCCTGAATATCATCCTTGTCCGCCGGCCAGCCGCCGATCGCCTCGCCGACCTCGTCGATGAGGTCCTGACTCACGCCGCTCGCCTTCATGATGTGCGGTTGCTGTCCGAGGTACTGGGTGATCAGCTCTCGCGCGTTGTCCAGCGCCTTCTCCTCGTCGTGGTCCATCGAACAGACGACGAGTTGCGGTCGATCGATGTCCTCGAGGGACCGGTCCGACCGATCCAGTCCGGTCTGGAGCGCATCGAGCGCCTTCTGGTTGTACTCGGGGCTGACGAGATAGTTCAGGAGAGCGCCGTCGGCGAAGTGCCCGGTCAGTTCTAGCATCTTGAAGCCGGTGGCCCCGACGAAGACGGGGACGGTCCGCGGTCCGGAGTCGCCGTGGACGACGTCGAGTTCGATGTCACGGACGTTGACGTGTTCGCCGTCGTAGGTCACGTTTTCCATGTCGAGAAGCTGCTTCGTGACCTCGACGCACTCGCGCATCGCCCGAAGGGAGTTCGATCGATCGACCCCGACCTTTTCGGCCAGCGGATCCCACCAGGCGCCGATTCCGCACATGATCCGATCCGGACCCGCCAGCTCCTCGAGCGTGCTCATCGTCTGCGCGATGAGGGCGGTATTTCTCGTCCAGTTGTTGATGACGCCGGACCCGATCTTGATGTCGTCGGTGACGGCGGCGTACGCGGCCATCGGGGTGATGGCGTCGCGCGCGAGCCGAGATTCGGCCTGCCAGACCTCGTCGAACCCTCGCTCTTCGGCGTACTGGACCAGCTCCATGTTCTCCCGAATCGAGTGTTTATCCTGAAGGTACAGGCCGACTCTGTCGCTCCCATCGCTTGCCACGTGACTGTAGCTCATGGAATCGACCACAAATAGCATTTCAAGTGATAAATAATTGTGGGGAATGGTGGCATACAACTCACTTCGGCGTTCGAACGCTCTCTCTGGAGTCTCTCGGGCAGCTATCGAACGCCGGTGCGTGGAGACTGATCGACGCCGATCTCCGAATGTAAATGTGCCACACGCCTGTCGGCCGTGATCCTGAACTTCAGAACGCGCGGCGGGAACGAGGGGGTCGCGCCGGGCCGTCCCACTCGTCGACCGAGCGGAGCACGGCGCCGTTTCGAACGCCCGTCGGTTCGCCGCTCTCGACGGCGATCCGGCCGCCGACCAGCACGTACTCGAAGTCCTCCGTCAACCGGTACGGTGATTCGTACGTCGGTCGCTCGACGATGTCGTCCAGGTCGAACGCCACTAAATCCGCGACGTAGCCCTCTTTGACGTAACCGCGATCGGGAAGACCCAGGAGATCTGCAGGGCGCCCCGCCGCTTTGTACGCCGCGAGTTCGGGCGACAGCACCTCTCGTTCCCGGACGTACCGTTCCAGAATCCGCGGGAACGTGCCGATCGCACGCGGATGCGGTTTTCCGCCGAAAATACCGTCGCTGCAGAACGTCCCCCGCGGATCGGCGAGGAACCGCTCGATGTCGTCCTCGGACATGATGAAGTCGGCCATCGTCACGTCGAGTTGCTCTTCGACGAGGAGGTCACACATCGCGTCCACGGGCTCGCGGTCGCGGTCGGCCGCGATCTCCGCGATCGTCTCGCCCTGGTGCGTCCCGCTCGCCGTTCGCGTAACCAAGATGTTCTCCCACGTGCCGGCCGCCCGGGCGAGATTTTCCCAGTCGCCTGGTTCGTCGATGTCCGCGGCGATGCGGGTCCGCGTCGCATCGTCGGCGAGCCGATCGAGTATCGCTTCCGTCTCGCCTCGGCGCGCCCACGGCGGTAACAGCGCCGTGAGCATCGTCGATCCCGCCGTGTAGGGATACTGATCGAAGGAGACACGCTGGCCGCGCGCCTCGGCGTCGTCGAACAGGGAGCGGACCGCTTCGGAGTCGCCCCAGTTTTGCTCTCCCCCGACTTTGAGGTGCGAGACGTGAGCGTCGCACCCGCCGCGGTAACAGATATCGAGGAACCGCTCGACGGATTCGACGACGTAATCGGTTTCGTTCCAGACGTGCGAAATCATAAACGAGTCATACTCGCCG
This is a stretch of genomic DNA from Natrinema salifodinae. It encodes these proteins:
- the thrC gene encoding threonine synthase, whose product is MAMEHVTTLECTICEREYDPDQIIYTCPEHEGVKGILEVTYDYDVIHDNFDADLDGRISSQWKYEAFLPVDDDADVVTLNEGGTDLFDAPNLSEELGVETLVKDDGRNPTGCFKDRASSIAVTKAKHAGRDIITCASTGNAAASLSGYAARGGLDCRIFVPGDAPSGKLAQPLVYGADVLAVNGSYDEAYDLSVEVTDEYGWYNRNAAINPFQVEGKRTVGHELAEQSSVRGEVPDWVVFSMGDGCTIAGAWKGFREFYDLDYVEDTPKMLGVQAEGASAIHDAFHNHDDVDEIATTLADSIAVGRPRNTIKACRALEESGGTSLLVTDEEILEAEKLLGSTEGIYTEPAGATPLAGVKRALEEGVIDADETVVVNSTGFGLKDTESAKRATGDVVRIDPEIAEVEQRYDAAEPAAADD
- a CDS encoding LLM class flavin-dependent oxidoreductase yields the protein MSYSHVASDGSDRVGLYLQDKHSIRENMELVQYAEERGFDEVWQAESRLARDAITPMAAYAAVTDDIKIGSGVINNWTRNTALIAQTMSTLEELAGPDRIMCGIGAWWDPLAEKVGVDRSNSLRAMRECVEVTKQLLDMENVTYDGEHVNVRDIELDVVHGDSGPRTVPVFVGATGFKMLELTGHFADGALLNYLVSPEYNQKALDALQTGLDRSDRSLEDIDRPQLVVCSMDHDEEKALDNARELITQYLGQQPHIMKASGVSQDLIDEVGEAIGGWPADKDDIQEGMELIPDEVVHKLTASGRPEQCREKVREYAENGCLCPILYPLGDDPKLMIDEFADGYR
- a CDS encoding NAD(+)/NADH kinase produces the protein MIGRRLATTEEILVLVSPDSDEELRTVEQWGRSHDVPVHAVGVGEDIDPVYDPGTEYLGVTLGGDGTYLEGVRQFSPKQIPILGVNAGTLAFLASVSPGDLTDALEEAVRGTARIDQRQQLHVDAADVDCTGINDVMIEHVPPENPVDRKITRLEVFADEEFIGQYEGSGLAVSTPTGSTGISLSAGGPIHYPRNNESLQIVPLHTHRLGVRPLVVDAETTIRVVSAGPANLLVDGGRAQATLEEDATVTIEGAETPAFVVTTSYDDDFFTSVSEKLGWGVRDGNADVGSKRVRTRTQTREPPHEDVRSSARHVAKEAARAAGQPLRELHGQTESIEYKTDKSDIVTEADYKAENIITTVIESEFPDHGIRSEESVQRPSDGECEHTWLIDPLDGTGNFAHGNPNYSISIALLENDDPVVGVVYAPETDELFSAIAGDGATLNGNPLSTTDRTALDECMLLSGYDPDGTFLSHTYHEARGVRRLGSAALNLCYLAAGTVDAVWEYDTYPWDVAGGLVIARAAGATVTNADGQPYDPTAELDARNELIGSNGPLHETLLSHLSDADALRTATTGATD
- a CDS encoding N-acyl-D-amino-acid deacylase family protein — its product is MPSVSTGSLEFRNARVLDGSGGDAFTAHVLVADGRIRRIAPEPAGADREVDLDGAYLAPGFIDMHAHSELRLFDKPDAAEKVTQGVTTEVLGQDGVSVAPVPAALTGEWASRIQSLDGTIDEPWPWTTVEGYLDELADADPAVNCAFYAPHGNLRSLLAGFDDRPLDGDELETLRDELAAAVEAGAFGLSKGMIYPPSSYGRDTEFEALAETLGEYDSFMISHVWNETDYVVESVERFLDICYRGGCDAHVSHLKVGGEQNWGDSEAVRSLFDDAEARGQRVSFDQYPYTAGSTMLTALLPPWARRGETEAILDRLADDATRTRIAADIDEPGDWENLARAAGTWENILVTRTASGTHQGETIAEIAADRDREPVDAMCDLLVEEQLDVTMADFIMSEDDIERFLADPRGTFCSDGIFGGKPHPRAIGTFPRILERYVREREVLSPELAAYKAAGRPADLLGLPDRGYVKEGYVADLVAFDLDDIVERPTYESPYRLTEDFEYVLVGGRIAVESGEPTGVRNGAVLRSVDEWDGPARPPRSRRAF